From a region of the Xyrauchen texanus isolate HMW12.3.18 chromosome 39, RBS_HiC_50CHRs, whole genome shotgun sequence genome:
- the id1 gene encoding DNA-binding protein inhibitor ID-1 encodes MKVVGPTCTLKSKVGGEDVVRCLSDQSLTISKCKIPLLDEQMSMFLQDMNSCYSKLKELVPTLPTNKKASKVEILQHVIDYIWDLQIELDEPGKKNQNSAPRTPLTTMNSELASISVENGCSDDRIMCR; translated from the exons ATGAAAGTTGTGGGACCTACCTGCACACTGAAGAGCAAAGTTGGAGGCGAAGATGTGGTCCGGTGTCTCTCCGACCAGAGCCTGACCATCTCCAAATGCAAGATTCCGCTCCTGGATGAGCAGATGTCCATGTTTCTGCAGGACATGAACAGCTGCTACAGCAAACTGAAAGAGCTGGTGCCCACGCTACCGACAAACAAAAAGGCCAGCAAGGTGGAGATCCTGCAGCACGTTATCGACTACATCTGGGACTTGCAGATTGAGTTGGACGAGCCTGGCAAGAAGAACCAGAACTCCGCTCCCCGCACTCCCCTAACGACTATGAACTCGGAACTGGCCAGCATCTCGGTTGAG AATGGCTGCTCCGATGACCGAATCATGTGCCGTTAA